A genome region from Setaria italica strain Yugu1 chromosome III, Setaria_italica_v2.0, whole genome shotgun sequence includes the following:
- the LOC101759698 gene encoding uncharacterized protein LOC101759698 has translation MEGLIPFIYRAVVQYRKEGQVSFTDLIFDEPSPTSYFRLPGDSGRYQVTASDLFSRSAVDSGSAGAMRQCPARLPMQRRRPLDRDNGSASWDWEPRKEKQAKDGS, from the coding sequence ATGGAAGGCCTCATCCCGTTCATCTACAGGGCCGTCGTGCAGTACAGGAAGGAAGGGCAGGTCTCCTTCACTGACCTCATCTTCGACGAGCCGTCGCCGACGTCCTACTTCCGCCTCCCGGGGGACTCCGGCCGGTACCAGGTGACGGCGAGCGATCTCTTCTCCCGGTCGGCTGTGGACTCCGGTTCGGCCGGCGCTATGCGGCAGTGTCCGGCGAGGCTCCCGATGCAGCGCCGGCGTCCCCTGGACCGTGATAATGGAAGTGCATCCTGGGACTGGGagccaagaaaagaaaagcaagcGAAGGATGGTTCGTAG
- the LOC101760104 gene encoding 40S ribosomal protein S15a-1, with product MVRVSVLNDALKSMYNAEKRGKRQVMIRPSSKVIIKFLMVMQKHGYIGEFEYVDDHRAGKIVVELNGRLNKCGVISPRFDVGVKEIEGWTARLLPSRQFGYIVLTTSAGIMDHEEARRKNVGGKVLGFFY from the exons ATGGTGAGAGTTAGCGTCTTGAATGATGCCCTCAAGAGCATGTACAATGCTGAGAAGCGTGGGAAGAGGCAAGTGATGATCAGGCCTTCTTCAAAGGTGATCATAAAGTTCCTTATGGTGATGCAGAAGCATG GGTATATTGGTGAGTTTGAGTATGTTGATGACCATCGTGCTGGGAAGATTGTTGTTGAGTTGAATGGCAGGCTGAACAAGTGTGGAGTAATCAGTCCTCGCTTTGATGTTGGCGTCAAGGAAATTGAAGGGTGGACTGCTAGGCTGCTTCCATCCCGTCAG TTCGGTTACATTGTCTTGACGACCTCTGCTGGCATCATGGATCATGAAGAGGCCAGAAGGAAGAATGTTGGTGGCAAGGTTCTAGGGTTTTTCTACTAG
- the LOC101760929 gene encoding CASP-like protein 5B2: protein MPGLAGRPGSWGGLVLRVGQAFFAAACIGVMGSSLGFASYTAFCYLVASMGLQMLWSSGLACLDGYAIKVKKDLTSPILLSLFVVGDWVTAILSFAASSSAGGVVILFQKDVLFCRRYPQLPCGKYELAAAFAFLSWALSATSALIMFWLLAAS, encoded by the exons ATGCCGGGGCTGGCGGGGAGGCCGGGGTCGTGGGGCGGGCTGGTGCTGCGGGTGGGGCAGGCGttcttcgccgccgcctgcatcgGCGTCATGGGGTCGTCGCTCGGATTCGCCAGCTACACCGCCTTCTG CTACTTGGTTGCATCAATGGGACTTCAGATGTTGTGGAGCTCTGGACTTGCATGTCTGGATGGATATGCCATCAAAGTCAAAAAGGATCTCACCAGCCCAATTCTGTTGAGCTTATTTGTCGTTGGAGACTGG GTAACAGCAATTTTGTCATTCGCTGCATCGAGCTCAGCTGGTGGTGTCGTAATTCTGTTTCAAAAGGACGTGCTCTTCTGCAGAAGGTATCCCCAACTCCCTTGCGGAAAATACGAGCTCGCCGCAGCATTTGCCTTCCTGTCTTGGGCACTCAGCGCTACATCAGCCCTGATCATGTTTTGGCTCCTGGCTGCGTCCTGA
- the LOC101760514 gene encoding aldo-keto reductase family 4 member C10 — MVGVQESKGSELYPPLNVQAGYRHIDCAQAYNNEKEVGLGLKRVLDEGVVKREDLFITSKLWNTNHAPEDVPVALDGTLKALQTDYVDLYLVHWPVRMKKGAGFGPQSVIPSDIPATWAAMEKLYDAGKARAIGVSNFSSKKLADLLAVARVPPAVDQVECHPVWQQGKLRAFCESKGIHLSAYSPLGSPGTASVKAGAVLEHPAVVSAAEKLGKTPAQVTLRWGIQMGHSVLPKSTNEERIRANLDVYDWSIPDDLLAKLSEIEQERLIRGDFFVHPEGVFKSIEEFWDGEI; from the exons ATGGTGGGCGTGCAAGAG AGCAAAGGTTCTGAACTTTATCCACCGCTTAACGTGCAGGCAGGTTACAGGCACATCGACTGTGCACAAGCATACAACAACGAAAAGGAG GTCGGATTGGGTCTTAAGAGAGTGCTCGACGAGGGCGTAGTCAAGCGTGAGGATCTCTTCATCACCTCCAAGCTCTG GAACACCAACCATGCGCCGGAGGACGTCCCTGTTGCACTGGACGGCACGCTGAAAGCCCTGCAAACCGACTATGTGGATCTTTACCTT GTCCATTGGCCAGTCAGGATGAAGAAAGGCGCCGGCTTTGGCCCGCAAAGCGTCATCCCGTCGGATATTCCGGCGACGTGGGCCGCGATGGAGAAGCTGTACGACGCCGGCAAGGCGCGCGCCATCGGCGTCAGCAACTTCTCTTCCAAGAAGCTGGCGGACCTGCTCGCCGTGGCGCGCGTGCCCCCCGCAGTGGACCAGGTGGAGTGCCACCCCGTGTGGCAGCAGGGCAAGCTCCGCGCCTTCTGCGAGTCCAAAGGGATACACCTCTCG GCCTACTCGCCGTTGGGCTCGCCGGGCACGGCCTCAGTGAAGGCCGGCGCGGTGCTGGAGCACCCGGCCGTCGTgtcggcggcggagaagctgggGAAGACGCCGGCGCAGGTGACGCTGCGCTGGGGCATCCAGATGGGGCACAGCGTGCTCCCGAAGAGCACCAACGAGGAGAGGATCAGGGCCAACCTCGACGTCTACGATTGGTCCATCCCGGACGACCTGCTCGCCAAGCTCTCCGAGATCGAGCAG GAGAGGTTGATTCGCGGGGACTTCTTCGTGCACCCGGAAGGCGTGTTCAAGTCCATCGAGGAGTTTTGGGATGGCGAGATCTGA